In a single window of the Zea mays cultivar B73 chromosome 5, Zm-B73-REFERENCE-NAM-5.0, whole genome shotgun sequence genome:
- the LOC100282981 gene encoding Glyceraldehyde-3-phosphate dehydrogenase GAPCP1, chloroplastic, with the protein MAALSAPLRAVAAGSRVAASDPVKVSCVRSTGSAHFGCAFPYIRASSSAARNLEPLRAIATQAPPAMPQYSSGEKTKIGINGFGRIGRLVLRIATSRDDIEVVAVNDPFIDAKYMAYMFKYDSTHGPFKGSIRVVDDSTLEINGKKVTITSKRDPAEIPWGNFGAEYVVESSGVFTTTDKASAHLKGGAKKVVISAPSADAPMFVVGVNENSYDPKMNVVSNASCTTNCLAPLAKVVHEEFGIVEGLMTTVHATTATQKTVDGPSMKDWRGGRGAAQNIIPSSTGAAKAVGKVLPELNGKLTGMAFRVPTPNVSVVDLTCRIEKSASYDDVKAAIKTASEGALKGILGYTDEDVVSNDFVGDSRSSIFDAKAGIGLSSSFMKLVSWYDNEWGYSNRVLDLIAHMALVSAKH; encoded by the exons ATGGCGGCGCTCTCCGCGCCCCTCCGCGCCGTCGCCGCCGGATCCCGCGTCGCCGCGTCCGACCCCGTCAAG GTCTCGTGCGTGAGGAGCACTGGCTCAGCTCACTTCGGCTGCGCCTTCCCCTACATCAGGGCCTCCTCTTCGGC TGCGAGGAACCTCGAGCCGCTGAGGGCGATAGCCACGCAGGCGCCCCCTGCCATGCCAC AATATTCGAGTGGGGAGAAGACAAAGATTGGCATCAACG GGTTTGGGCGGATTGGCAGGTTGGTCCTGCGAATTGCAACCAGCAGAGATGATATTGAAGTTGTGGCTGTGAATGACCCTTTCATTGATGCTAAGTACATG GCCTATATGTTCAAGTATGATTCCACTCATGGCCCGTTTAAAGGTTCTATTCGTGTCGTGGATGATTCAACCCTCGAGATCAATGGGAAGAAGGTCACAATTACAAGCAAAAG AGATCCTGCAGAGATTCCATGGGGTAACTTTGGGGCTGAATATGTTGTTGAATCTTCTGGTGTCTTCACGACGACTGATAAAGCATCAGCACACTTAAAG GGTGGTGCAAAGAAAGTGGTGATATCTGCACCATCAGCTGATGCTCCCATGTTTGTAGTTGGAGTTAATGAGAATAGCTATGATCCAAAGATGAATGTTGTTTCTAATGCAAGTTGCACTACCAACTGCCTTGCTCCACTTGCCAAG GTTGTCCATGAGGAATTTGGCATCGTGGAGGGCCTTATGACAACTGTTCATGCAACAACAG CTACCCAGAAGACCGTCGATGGTCCTTCGATGAAGGATTGGAGAGGAGGACGTGGTGCTGCCCAAAACATAATTCCCAGCTCCACTGGTGCAGCAAAG GCTGTTGGAAAAGTCCTGCCTGAGCTGAATGGAAAACTCACTGGTATGGCCTTCCGAGTTCCAACACCAAATGTCTCTGTTGTGGATTTGACATGCCGGATTGAGAAAAGCGCCTCCTATGATGATGTGAAAGCAGCCATCAA GACGGCATCAGAGGGTGCACTCAAAGGTATTCTTGGCTACACAGACGAGGATGTTGTTTCCAATGATTTTGTTGGTGATTCAAG GTCAAGCATCTTTGATGCCAAGGCTGGTATTGGACTGAGCTCTTCCTTCATGAAGCTCGTGTCTTGGTATGACAACGAGTGGGGCTACAG CAACCGGGTTCTGGATCTGATCGCTCACATGGCTCTTGTGAGCGCCAAGCACTGA